The nucleotide sequence CCTCTGCTGATACGGATGAGACATTTCAACAGATGGAATACAATCTTATGCGGCTTCTGCTTATGCCTTGTATGATTGTCGTTTTTATTACGGGCATTCTTTTGATTTTTGCAACGGAGAGCCTGGCGAGCGGGTGGCTTCATACCAAAATTCTACTCGTGCTCATGCTCGCCGGTTTGCACGGCATGATGTCGCGCCAGCGCAAGAATTTTCAACGCGGCGAAAATACCAGAAGCGCGGCTTATTTTCGCACTTTTAGCCACGTTACAACGCTTATTGTAGTCCTCGTTGTCGCGCTGGCTGTTCTAAAACCTTTTTAGTTTCCTTTTAAGTGGGAGTGAAGCATGGCAAACGACGAATTTATGATTCCGCGACGATTGATCAATTCGGACCGGGAAGAAACACCGAGGTCCTTGCTGGACCTGATTGAACAAGGGCCATTCGATTTGGATACGGCGGCGTGGTGGATGTCGCATGTGACGAATGGGGCATCGTGGATCGTGGGGTCGGGACCGGGCGGAATCGGGAAATCGACGACGATGCGTTCCTTTCTGAGCGTTGTACCCGGGGACCGGGCATTTGCGATTGCGATGCCGGGGGAGATCCCGCCGCTCGCAGATCAGAAACGCTGCACGATTGCGCTCGAATTAAGCGATCATCGGCCGCCCGGCTACCTTTGGAACCAGGACTTGCGTGACTTCTTCGACCTATCAAAGGCGGGACATCAGCTTGTGGGGAACGTTCATGCGGATACTCTGGAAGAGACGCGTGAACAGATCGTCGGGGCGTGTAGCGTTCCCGAAGAACAGTTCCATCACATCAATATCATTGCATTCGTCTGGCTGGAAGGTTATGAACGCGGAAACAGCAGGCGGATCAGGGATCAGACGTCGCGGCGGTTTCTCACAAGTGTACATTACACCGATGGTTCAGGCGCTCACGAGCAAGTCTATTCGGAAGGATCGGGACTCTCGCCCAACGCGCCGAGGGATGTGGAACACGAAGCAAAGTGCCGCACTTTTTTGGAGGAGGCACTGGGAGAAGCGTCGCGGGATATAGATGAACTGAGGGAGCGATATCTGGCCTGGTATTAGAAACAGGTGGCTACACGCCAAAATTTTACGTCAGCAATCTTGCAAATAAGAAACGCAACGCCATCTGAGGACTGTTGATGGAACTCCCCAACGATCTACGCTTCATCTCGTTAAAGTACGCCGGACTATGCCGAGCGTGCGCGATAAGCCTCAAAGTCGGTGAGCGAGCACACTGGTCACCATCGTCGAAAGAGGTCTGGTGTATTGACTGCGCGAGTGAGGAATCCTCGGCCCAAGTCGCATCAGATAGTGTAGTGGGTAGTTCTTGGAGCGCGATAAAGAACGCAAGTCCCAACAGCGCGAGCGCGTTAAATCTGGCTGCCAACAGATCGCATACTCCGTGGCAAAAACTGTGCGCATATGCACAACGGTGTATCGAAGCGGAAGCTGCGAAATCACTGGTCCCGTACGTCGAAGAGAACTCTTTGTGGTTCTTACATTCAGGACAAGAGAAACTGGTAGTTGGACAGGACGACTCGACACCGGCGTCTGGAAAACTCGCCAATCGTCTGTCTCGCACGCGATCACAAGACGGGCGGTCAATCATATATGGCTGGCCAACGGTCGTCGTGATTGATCGTGACCATAAGCCTAAGGTCGCTCCTCTTTTTGTCGTCCATATCGAACCGGAACGAAGTCGCAATGACAAGTGGGAACTTCATGCCACAGGGGAGCCGGAGTTCAACTTAGCCATCACGGCAAGCGGTATCTTCGACCCTTCAATCATCGAAGACGTCAGCGACCTGTTAAGTGACAACTTGCCATTCGGAGATGCCGATGCTTTTGCCGCCCTCGCCGGACGAGTGGCTGGCCTGCTTGGACTCAAGATCCTATCGCGACTCAATCCGAGAATGCTCGAA is from Gemmatimonadota bacterium and encodes:
- a CDS encoding TIGR00701 family protein; this encodes MTKAAITIEEGTVTFLIGYYLWLKVVHLIAIIGWMVGILYLPRLFAYHADASADTDETFQQMEYNLMRLLLMPCMIVVFITGILLIFATESLASGWLHTKILLVLMLAGLHGMMSRQRKNFQRGENTRSAAYFRTFSHVTTLIVVLVVALAVLKPF